The following are from one region of the Puniceicoccus vermicola genome:
- the rplU gene encoding 50S ribosomal protein L21: MKATIQSQGRQFTVSEQDVLFLNRIDGAEEGSDVEVREVLMVGSGAEARIGTPFVEGASVTLKVLENKKARKVTVFKKHRRQGYKRRRGHRQHLSVVRVESIQAG; this comes from the coding sequence ATGAAAGCCACGATTCAATCCCAAGGCCGCCAGTTTACCGTTTCGGAACAGGACGTACTCTTCCTCAATCGCATCGATGGAGCTGAAGAAGGCTCCGACGTCGAGGTCCGTGAGGTCCTCATGGTGGGGTCCGGTGCGGAAGCACGGATCGGCACCCCTTTCGTCGAGGGCGCGTCCGTCACACTCAAAGTTCTCGAAAACAAGAAAGCTCGCAAGGTCACCGTTTTCAAGAAGCACCGCCGTCAGGGTTACAAACGCCGCCGCGGTCATCGCCAGCATCTTTCCGTGGTTCGCGTGGAAAGCATCCAAGCAGGCTAA
- a CDS encoding exopolysaccharide biosynthesis protein — protein MESPEKTLSENLLSLVEGPGETISIRTMVERVGDKGFGILLIMLSLPSALPVPAPGYSTPFGIMLVLLGVQMMIGRVTPWLPEKVLRREVSRESSGKLIRSANRFLHFAEKFVRPRMRWINLRGGRIFLGSIVCCMACLMILPIPLTNTAPAMVIFLIGVALSEDDGLVAIASFALGILAAAFYVYIIYLLATVGMDGVIQLKEWIKELIFGAPEA, from the coding sequence ATGGAATCACCGGAAAAGACTCTCTCCGAGAACCTACTCAGCCTGGTCGAGGGACCGGGGGAAACGATCTCGATCCGCACCATGGTCGAGCGCGTCGGAGACAAGGGGTTCGGCATCCTCCTGATCATGCTGTCACTGCCCAGTGCATTGCCGGTGCCCGCGCCCGGATACAGCACGCCCTTTGGCATCATGCTCGTTCTCCTCGGGGTGCAGATGATGATCGGGCGGGTCACTCCCTGGCTGCCGGAGAAGGTCCTGCGTCGTGAGGTCTCGCGTGAATCGAGCGGAAAGCTCATCCGGTCCGCCAACCGTTTTCTGCATTTTGCCGAAAAGTTCGTTCGGCCCCGCATGCGCTGGATCAATTTGAGAGGAGGGCGGATTTTTCTCGGCTCGATCGTTTGCTGCATGGCCTGCCTCATGATTCTCCCCATCCCCCTGACCAATACCGCCCCGGCCATGGTCATTTTTCTCATCGGGGTCGCCCTCTCCGAGGATGATGGGCTGGTCGCGATCGCGTCCTTCGCTTTGGGGATCCTCGCCGCTGCCTTCTATGTCTACATCATTTACCTTTTGGCGACGGTGGGCATGGATGGCGTGATCCAGCTCAAGGAGTGGATCAAG